From Panicum hallii strain FIL2 chromosome 2, PHallii_v3.1, whole genome shotgun sequence, a single genomic window includes:
- the LOC112879917 gene encoding uncharacterized protein LOC112879917, which translates to MYIRVKRNKSTYFIQCEPTETALSVKQKLHSLIDQPPSNQQLVLLGTNDVLEDSKTLADQKVENDSVVALALRKDDNAFEEIFIARPEDFMSSS; encoded by the exons ATGTATATCCGAGTGAAGCGCAACAAGAGCACCTACTTCATTCAATGTGAACCAACGGAGACAGCTTTGAGCGTCAAACAGAAGTTGCATTCGCTAATAGATCAACCTCCTAGTAATCAGCAGTTGGTCTTGTTGGGTACCAATGACGTGCTGGAAGATTCAAAGACATTGGCGGACCAAAAG GTGGAAAATGATTCTGTTGTTGCCTTGGCACTGAGAAAAG ATGACAATGCGTTTGAGGAAATTTTCATCGCCAGGCCAGAGGATTTCATGTCATCATCATGA
- the LOC112880446 gene encoding uncharacterized protein LOC112880446 encodes MHPYSLKSSKGAPILPRSVFVFFVALCGFYVCYLSFNQITLENRREGYNGEEQRANICRKPSVPYEELRYVHFPKPTSYSRGECSCTPVRFFVIVSMQRSGSGWFETLLNSHPNISSNGEIFNRVDRRENISSILQTLNKLYNLDWLTSAAKNECTAAFGLKWMLNQGILENHDDIVSYLNKKGVSVIFLFRRNTLRRVISVLANDYDKDAKQLNGTHKSHVHSKEEAEILAKFKPKLDTWTLIANIRNIEKVIKDCLDHFKSTRHMILYYEDIIGNSNALSQVQEFLRVPVRPLMSRQVKIHTRPLPDLVKNWEDVSSKLNGTEFAHFLDGSDYGK; translated from the exons ATG CACCCATATTCACTTAAGAGTTCCAAGGGAGCACCAATCCTGCCGCGATCGGTCTTTGTTTTCTTTGTTGCATTATGTGGATTCTATGTCTGCTACCTCTCCTTCAATCAGATAACACTAGAAAACAGAAGAGAAGGGTATAATGGAGAAGAACAAAGAGCAAATATTTGCAGAAAGCCTTCTGTGCCATATGAGGAGCTCCGTTACGTGCACTTTCCAAAACCTACAAGTTATAGCAG GGGGGAATGCTCGTGTACTCCTGTTCGATTCTTTGTAATTGTGTCTATGCAAAGATCGGGAAGTGGATGGTTCGAGACCTTGCTAAATAGTCACCCTAACATTAGTTCAAACGGAGAAATCTTTAACAGAGTGGATAGAAGAGAAAATATATCATCTATCTTACAAACACTTAACAAACTTTATAATTTGGACTGGCTCACCAGTGCAGCGAAGAATGAGTGCACAGCTGCATTTGGACTGAAATGGATGCTTAATCAG GGAATTTTGGAAAATCATGATGACATAGTTAGTTATTTGAACAAGAAGGGTGTCTCCGTAATATTTCTGTTCAGGAGAAACACATTGCGCAGGGTTATATCTGTGTTGGCCAATGACTATGACAAAGACGCTAAGCAGTTGAATGGAACTCACAAATCTCATGTTCACTCAAAAGAAGAG GCTGAGATATTAGCAAAATTCAAACCAAAGCTGGATACATGGACTCTGATCGCAAATATCAGAAACATTGAGAAGGTCATCAAAGATTGCTTGGATCACTTCAAGAGTACACGGCACATGATCCTCTATTACGAGGATATAATCGGCAATAGCAAT GCACTTTCCCAGGTGCAGGAGTTTCTGAGAGTTCCGGTGAGGCCACTGATGAGCAGGCAGGTGAAAATTCACACGAGGCCACTGCCAGACCTCGTGAAGAACTGGGAGGACGTGAGCAGCAAACTGAACGGCACAGAGTTTGCTCACTTCCTTGATGGTTCAGATTACGGCAAGTGA
- the LOC112880445 gene encoding pre-mRNA-splicing factor SYF1, with product MPSAAGPVAVASAGSAAKAAPSPAVGISPELYPSEDDLPYEEEILREPFKLKGWWRYLVARAAAPFAKRAVIYERALKALPGSYKLWHAYLRERLDHARPHPIDHPAYSSLNNTFERALATMHKMPRIWVLYLTSLLDQRLLTRSRRAFDRALRALPVTQHDRIWPLYLRLASLPACPVETSLRVFRRYLQFDPSHAEDFINFLISANRWQEAADRLASVLNDDGFRSVKGKTRHQLWLELCEILTKHADEVAGLKVDAILRGGIRKFTDEVGKLWTSLADYYVRRGLFEKARDVFEEGVSSVVTVKEFSVVFEAFTQFEQSMLAAKLEAAEEEGAEDEDERGGRKNGMDKLSKKFLEDFWLNDEDDTDLRMARFERLLDRRPELLSSVLLRQNPHNVEEWHRRVKLFEKDPARQVATYVEAVKTVDPMKAVGKPHTLWLAFAKMYEKHNRLDSAEDIFKRATQVNYKAVDHLASIWCEWAEMELRHNNFDKAIELMRQATAEPSVEVKRRASAEGNEPVQMKVHKSLKLWSFYVDLEESLGTLDSTRAVYERILDLRIATPQIILNYAYLLEEHKYFEDAFKVYERGVKIFKYPHVKAIWVTYLTKFVQRYKRSKLERARELFHEAVQQAPPDEKKPLYLQWAKLEEDYGLAKRAMNVYDEAVRAVPNSEKMAMYEIYIARAAELFGVPRTRQIYEQAIESGLPDRDVLTMCMKFAELERSLGEIDRSRAIYVHASNYADPNNSDFWKKWNDFEIQHGNEDTFREMLRIKRTVAASRSQTHFILPEYLMQRDQRLNLDEAVDTLKRAGVPEDEMAALERQLASGPTTAPPAAQNTAPASANRMMNFVSAGVEAQADSSRQQAGNNEDIELPDESDDEEPDVQIAEKSVPAAVFGELGKRAAESQDGSSGAHENEQLGALERIKRRRQ from the exons ATGCCGTCGGCGGCGGGTCCGGTGGCTGTGGCGTcggcggggtcggcggcgaAGGCCGCGCCCTCCCCAGCCGTCGGAATCTCGCCGGAGCTGTACCCGTCCGAGGACGACCTGCCCTACGAGGAGGAGATCCTGCGGGAGCCCTTCAAGCTCAAGGGGTGGTGGCGCTACCTcgtcgcgcgcgccgccgcgccgttcgCCAAGCGCGCCGTCATCTACGAGCGCGCGCTCAAGGCGCTCCCGGGGAGCTACAAGCTCTGGCACGCCTACCTCCGCGAGCGCCTCGACCACGCACGCCCCCACCCCATCGACCACCCGGCCTACTCGTCGCTCAACAACACCTTCGAGCGGGCGCTGGCGACGATGCACAAGATGCCGCGCATCTGGGTCCTATACCTCACGTCGCTCCTCGACCAGCGCCTGCTCACGCGCTCGCGCCGCGCCTTCGACCGAGCCCTTCGTGCGCTGCCGGTCACGCAGCACGACCGCATCTGGCCGCTGTACCTGCGCCTCGCGTCGCTCCCGGCCTGCCCTGTCGAGACGTCGCTCCGGGTGTTCCGCCGCTACCTCCAGTTCGACCCCTCCCACGCAGAGGATTTCATCAATTTCCTTATATCCGCCAACCGCTGGCAAGAGGCTGCTGACCGACTGGCTTCCGTGCTCAATGATGATGGTTTCCGCTCTGTCAAGGGGAAGACCAGGCATCAGCTATGGCTCGAGCTCTGCGAGATCCTCACCAAGCATGCTGATGAGGTTGCTGGCCTCAAGGTGGATGCCATCCTGCGTGGTGGGATTCGGAAGTTCACCGACGAGGTTGGCAAGCTGTGGACCTCGCTGGCTGATTACTATGTCAGGAGAGGCCTTTTCGAAAAGGCTAGAGATGTATTTGAGGAGGGTGTTTCTTCGGTGGTTACCGTGAAGGAGTTCAGCGTGGTGTTTGAGGCATTTACACAGTTTGAGCAGAGTATGCTTGCAGCAAAGCTGGAGGCTGCCGAGGAAGAGGGGgctgaggatgaggatgagagAGGGGGCAGGAAGAATGGGATGGACAAATTATCAAAGAAATTCCTTGAGGATTTCTGGTTGAACGATGAGGATGATACTGATTTGAGGATGGCAAGGTTTGAGCGGCTGTTGGATCGTAGACCAGAGCTTCTTAGCAGCGTGCTGTTGCGACAGAATCCACACAACGTGGAGGAGTGGCACAG GAGGGTGAAGCTTTTTGAGAAGGATCCTGCAAGGCAAGTAGCGACATATGTTGAGGCTGTGAAAACTGTGGACCCAATGAAAGCAGTTGGGAAACCCCATACTCTATGGTTGGCATTTGCAAAGATGTATGAGAAACACAATCGTCTAGATAGCGCTGAAGATATCTTCAAACGGGCTACTCAAGTGAATTATAAGGCAGTTGACCACTTAGCCAGTATCTGGTGTGAATGGGCAGAGATGGAGCTGCGACACAACAATTTTGACAAGGCTATTGAGCTGATGAGGCAAGCAACAGCAGAGCCCTCTGTTGAGGTTAAGAGGCGAG CTTCTGCTGAGGGGAATGAACCTGTCCAAATGAAAGTACATAAATCTTTGAAACTGTGGAGCTTTTATGTTGATCTGGAAGAGAGCCTTGGAACTTTGGACTCTACCCGTGCTGTTTATGAGAGAATATTGGATTTACGAATTGCTACTCCACAGATAATACTCAATTATGCATATCTTCTTGAG GAGCACAAGTATTTCGAAGATGCATTTAAAGTGTATGAAAGGGGCGTGAAAATATTCAAGTATCCCCACGTTAAGGCCATTTGGGTGACCTACCTTACAAAGTTTGTACAGAGATACAAGAGAAGCAAGTTAGAACGAGCAAGGGAGCTTTTCCATGAAGCTGTCCAACAG GCTCCTCCAGATGAAAAGAAGCCCCTATATTTACAATGGGCTAAACTGGAGGAAGACTACGGTCTTGCAAAACGTGCTATGAATGTTTATGATGAGGCTGTAAGGGCTGTTCCTAACAGTGAAAAAATGGCCATGTATGAAATCTATATAGCACGTGCTGCTGAGCTGTTCGGTGTTCCAAGGACAAGACAAATATACGAG CAAGCAATTGAATCTGGCCTCCCAGACAGAGACGTGCTGACAATGTGCATGAAATTTGCTGAGCTAGAAAGAAGCCTTGGGGAAATTGACCGTTCGCGTGCTATCTATGTGCACGCATCCAACTATGCTGATCCAAACAATTCTGACTTTTGGAAGAAGTGGAATGACTTTGAGATCCAGCATGGTAATGAAGACACATTCAGGGAGATGCTTCGTATTAAACGTACAGTGGCTGCCAGCCGCAGTCAG ACGCATTTCATACTACCAGAGTACTTGATGCAGAGGGATCAGAGGCTAAATCTGGACGAGGCAGTTGACACTCTGAAGCGTGCTGGTGTTCCTGAGGACGAGATGGCAGCCTTGGAAAGGCAACTAGCTTCTGGACCAACCACTGCACCACCAGCAGCACAAAACACTGCCCCAGCCTCTGCTAACAGGATGATGAACTTTGTCAGTGCTGGAGTGGAGGCGCAGGCTGATAGTAGCAGGCAACAGGCTGGTAACAATGAAGACATTGAGTTGCCCGATGAGAGCGATGATGAGGAACCGGATGTCCAAATTGCAGAGAAGAGTGTTCCAGCTGCTGTGTTTGGTGAGCTCGGCAAGAGAGCTGCCGAGAGCCAGGATGGTAGCTCCGGTGCCCATGAGAATGAGCAGCTGGGCGCCCTTGAGAGGATAAAGAGACGGCGTCAATAG
- the LOC112882387 gene encoding dolichyl-diphosphooligosaccharide--protein glycosyltransferase subunit 1B: protein MPPSLQTLTTPTLLVLVLLTASAVSSSSLPPEDGIRVVSAEKRIDLTSPIVKVYLTLKVENAPSASDASQVLLAFTPTEAQHLAIVKATRAEGKRKKKTYMPLSVEASDLASTALNGARLYSVLLGAPLKPGETTTLEVLYVLTHTLEPFPAEISQSESQLVYFRDSAVLLSPYHVLEQVTYIKTPSNRIESFTRVDPTSRAGTELKYGTYKNQAPNSYLPILVHYENNRPFAVVEELVRKVEISHWGNVQITEHYKLRHGGARHKGVFSRLEYQSRPSISGASSFKNLLARLPPRVHSVYYRDEIGNISTSHLRTDSLKSELEIEPRYPLFGGWHCTFTIGYGLPLQDFLFESDDGRRYINLTFGCPLLDTVVDDLTIKVVLPEGSKNPQPVVPFVTEKHLEISYSYLDVVGRTTVVLKKKNVVGEHNVPFQVYYEFNPIFMLAEPLMLVSAALLFFVACIAYLHMDLSIGKSS from the exons ATGCCGCCGTCCCTCCAAACCCTAACCACTCCCAccctcctcgtcctcgtcctgCTCACCGCTTCTGCCGTTTCCTCCTCTTCCTTGCCGCCGGAGGACGGCATCCGGGTCGTCTCTGCCGAGAAAAGG ATCGACCTCACCAGTCCCATTGTCAAAGTATATCTAACATTGAAG GTCGAGAATGCTCCATCTGCCTCTGATGCCTCCCAAGTTCTTCTCGCCTTCACGCCCACAGAGGCTCAACATCTCGCTATTGTCAAGGCCACaagagcagaggggaagcgcAAGAAGAAGACATACATGCCCCTCTCGGTTGAAGCCTCTGATCTTGCCTCCACTGCCCTGAATGGTGCTCGCCTCTACTCTGTTCTGCTGGGCGCTCCTCTGAAACCTGGCGAGACAACCACTCTCGAAGTGTTATACGTGCTGACACACACTTTAGAGCCCTTTCCTGCTGAGATTAGCCAGTCAGAGTCCCAGCTGGTTTACTTCCGTGACAGTGCGGTGCTTCTCTCGCCTTACCATGTTCTGGAGCAGGTTACCTACATCAAAACACCAAGCAATAGGATTGAGTCCTTCACAAGGGTCGATCCAACCAGTCGTGCTGGTACTGAATTGAAATATGGCACATATAAAAACCAGGCACCGAACTCATATTTGCCAATCCTTGTGCACTATGAGAATAACCGTCCTTTTGCTGTTGTTGAGGAGCTCGTACGCAAGGTGGAGATTTCTCACTGGGGAAATGTCCAAATCACTGAGCATTATAAACTGAGGCACGGTGGGGCTCGGCACAAAGGAGTCTTTTCAAG GCTTGAGTATCAGTCTAGGCCATCTATCAGTGGAGCGTCGTCATTCAAGAATCTTCTTGCAAGGCTGCCTCCTCGGGTTCATTCAGTTTACTATCGTGATGAGATCGGTAACATCTCCACATCCCATCTGCGCACTGATTCACTCAAG TCTGAACTAGAAATTGAGCCCAGATATCCATTGTTTGGTGGCTGGCACTGCACGTTCACCATTGGCTATGGTCTACCATTGCAAGATTTTCTCTTCGAGTCAGATGATGGCCGGCGTTACATCAACCTTACTTTTGGTTGCCCTCTATTGGATACTGTGGTTGATGATCTTACAATTAAA GTTGTGCTCCCTGAAGGATCAAAAAATCCACAGCCTGTAGTTCCTTTTGTAACAGAGAAACATCTTGAG ATTAGTTACTCATACCTTGATGTTGTTGGAAGGACAACGGTGGTACTAAAAAAGAAAAATGTTGTAGGAGAGCACAACGTTCCTTTCCAG GTGTACTATGAATTCAATCCGATCTTCATGCTGGCGGAACCATTGATGCTAGTATCTGCAGCGTTGCTGTTCTTTGTCGCCTGCATTGCTTATCTTCACATGGATCTTTCCATCGGAAAATCATCATAG
- the LOC112880454 gene encoding probable inactive histone-lysine N-methyltransferase SUVR2 translates to MASRTERARRAIDAMKALGFSKKEVTPVLKSLLKLFDNNWEPIEDEGYRALADATLDARDRPQGPEHGNHHPRMVAPEEDHYQPSTSLVVRGGPCDLYSETEAPRVKRPRTNSNNFSADHSIDPQLSPSSPLTAHKMARKIVDEDFQQAVFLREPKPEPDMDAAQSLLDAQVGIVSHMFNTSSSGAAGPPALHPPDQNQTETSGNKGRPVQRCGTRRSSTSFVEPVDSMGKQAQNQERSSDSDHTAVMHNTRTGSADECTHQARCLHTEIASSTMGEVKMSIKCNIDPSKFRMPSLEAVFRMVEDKCFRSYKSLPPNFSISSLINEICECVEQVGNDHTAEYNIQSDSFDNGRNLQKEPMMNGAALVKPIACISRGGGKYKSVEDSWILETSDNDQANSMVAQHLAPSHLSRTHDASDISRGEEKVRISVVNEFGSDQCPSPFYYKQRNLVSQKPYANISAARIGDEDGCADCFGNCLSAPVPCACARETGGEFAYTPDGLVRAAFIDECFSVNLFPEKHRNFFCKPLKRSRNEAPPEPCSGQLVRKVIKECWSKCGCNMQCGNRVVQRGITCNLQVFFTQEGKGWGLRALDELPKGAFVCEYVGELLTSTELHERTSQKAHKAGYTYLVDLGADWGSEGVLKDEEALFLDATIYGNVGRFINHRCYDANLVGIPVEVETPGHHYYHLALFTSKKVEAFEELTWDYGIDFDDDKHPGGAFQCLCGSRYCRGRKRHRNRGKAAVRVRRRG, encoded by the exons ATGGCTTCCCGGACGGAGCGGGCACGCCGCGCCATTGACGCCATGAAGGCCCTGGGATTCTCCAAGAAGGAGGTCACCCCCGTCCTCAAGAGCCTCCTCAAGCTCTTTGACAACAACTGGGAGCCCATCGAGGACGAGGGCTACCGCGCCCTGGCCGACGCCACCCTCGACGCCCGTGACCGCCCCCAG GGGCCAGAGCATGGTAACCACCACCCGAGAATGGTTGCGCCAGAGGAAGATCACTACCAGCCTTCTACGTCCCTTGTCGTCCGTGGTGGCCCCTGCGACTTGTATAGTGAGACAGAGGCACCTCGTGTCAAGAGGCCTAGAACCAACTCTAATAATTTCTCAGCAGATCACTCTATTGATCCTCAATTGTCCCCGTCATCTCCTCTTACTGCACACAAGATGGCAAGGAAGATTGTGGATGAAGATTTCCAACAAGCTGTCTTCTTGAGAGAGCCTAAGCCTGAACCTGATATGGATGCAGCACAGAGCTTGCTTGATGCTCAAGTCGGCATTGTTTCCCATATGTTCAACACCAGCTCCTCAGGTGCTGCAGGACCTCCAGCATTGCATCCACCCGATCAAAATCAAACAGAGACTTCAG GTAATAAAGGCAGGCCAGTTCAGCGTTGTGGAACAAGGAGATCATCCACTTCCTTTGTTGAACCCGTGGACAGCATGGGGAAACAAGCTCAAAATCAGGAAAGATCGTCTGACTCTGATCACACAGCTGTGATGCACAACACTCGGACGGGATCTGCAGATGAATGTACACATCAAGCGCGGTGCTTGCACACTGAGATAGCATCATCCACTATGGGTGAGGTCAAGATGTCAATAAAATGCAACATAGACCCATCAAAGTTCCGCATGCCCAGTTTAGAAGCAGTTTTCAGGATGGTTGAGGATAAATGTTTTCGCTCATACAAGAGTCTGCCACCAAATTTTTCCATTAGCAGCCTGATCAATGAGATATGCGAATGTGTAGAACAAGTGGGCAATGATCATACTGCAGAATATAATATACAATCTGATTCTTTTGACAATGGCAGAAACTTGCAAAAGGAGCCAATGATGAATGGTGCTGCACTTGTGAAACCAATTGCTTGCATTAGTAGGGGAGGTGGGAAATATAAATCTGTAGAAGATTCATGGATTTTAGAAACTTCAGATAATGACCAAGCAAATTCAATGGTTGCTCAGCATCTGGCACCTTCTCACCTAAGTCGTACCCATGATGCATCTGATATATCAAGGGGAGAAGAAAAAGTAAGGATATCAGTGGTAAACGAATTCGGCAGCGATCAATGTCCATCTCCCTTTTATTATAAACAAAGAAATCTTGTTTCCCAGAAGCCCTATGCCAACATCTCTGCTGCCAGAATTGGTGACGAGGACGGTTGTGCTGACTGCTTTGGCAACTGCTTGTCTGCCCCTGTACCATGTGCCTGTGCAAGAGAAACTGGGGGTGAATTTGCATATACACCAGACGGTTTGGTTAGGGCAGCGTTCATTGATGAGTGTTTCTCTGTGAATTTATTCCCAGAAAAGCATCGCAACTTTTTCTGTAAACCACTCAAGAGGTCCAGGAATGAGGCTCCACCAGAGCCTTGCAGCGGCCAACTTGTTAGGAAAGTTATCAAGGAATGCTGGAGTAAATGTGGTTGTAACATGCAATGTGGTAACCGTGTGGTTCAACGTGGTATAACATGCAACCTGCAG GTATTTTTCACACAAGAAGGGAAGGGTTGGGGCCTACGCGCACTTGATGAACTTCCAAAAGGAGCTTTTGTCTGTGAATATGTTGGGGAGTTGCTAACAAGTACGGAGCTACATGAAAGAACATCTCAAAAAGCGCACAAGGCTGGGTATACGTACCTGGTGGACTTGGGTGCTGATTGGGGTTCAGAGGGGGTGTTGAAGGATGAAGAGGCTTTATTCCTGGATGCAACAATTTATGGGAATGTTGGGAGATTCATCAACCACAG ATGCTATGATGCAAATTTAGTTGGGATCCCTGTGGAAGTGGAGACCCCTGGTCATCACTATTACCAT CTTGCACTTTTCACAAGCAAGAAGGTGGAGGCATTTGAGGAGCTCACATGG GATTATGGTATTGATTTTGATGATGATAAGCATCCTGGCGGAGCATTTCAATGCCTGTGCGGGAGCAGATACTGCCGCGGCAGGAAGCGTCACA GGAACCgaggaaaagctgctgtgagagtGAGACGAAGGGGTTGA
- the LOC112880455 gene encoding cytochrome P450 3A31-like encodes MASSTSSCDSTAVPFTLLGALLTAGPAAWPACVGGGRAFLRDYAQRGTNALLWAVLLAVTWVLLVRVAALLRLWALGSRIPGPRALLADPGLADVLRTGGDITGFLSKLHSSYGPVVRLWVGPSQLLVSVKDPTLVKEVLTKAEDKLPLTGRTYNLACGRLSLFVSSFEKVKSTRESLKIFLNEKLTIGGNLNSFKVIDAIMYRSDSIMSKDFLDSRSFSRHMAFNIIGATLFGDAFLDWSDTVTYEELLMMVAKDGCFWASYAVCPFWKPSYRRYQTLCAKLKILTESIIRKSRDQNSSVHHFDQRSYQKSEGMMAGHSLLGAAEESLSSEEEICGNIMGLMLHGISTSANLIGNILTRLVVFPKLQDQLHAEIVAACNESSELEVDDVLRMRFLLATVCESARLLPAGPLLQRCSLKHDLTLGSGITVPAGAILVVPLHLVQMDASVWGNDAGQFNPHRFLKKDIVLGDILAAPSGSNGMNLSTDCAKTESFLPFGSGSRACVGQKFVILAISMLIASLLRKYEVQPHPSLSKEVGSKVDSSHSHHLPNSKIILTKRRI; translated from the exons ATGGcgtcctccacctcctcctgcgACTCAACCGCCGTGCCGTTCACCCTCCTGGGCGCGCTCCTCACCGCGGGCCCTGCTGCCTGGCCGGCCTGCGTCGGCGGGGGCCGCGCCTTCCTCCGCGACTACGCCCAGCGGGGCACCAACGCGCTGCTCTGGGCGGTCCTCCTCGCCGTCACCTGGGTCCTGCTCGTCCGCGTCGCCGCGCTGCTCCGCCTCTGGGCCCTCGGCTCCCGCATCCCGGGGCCCCGCGCGCTCCTCGCCGACCCCGGGCTCGCCGACGTCCTACGCACCGGCGGCGACATCACCG GTTTCCTATCAAAATTGCATAGCAGCTATGGTCCAGTTGTTCGCCTGTGGGTAGGACCCTCTCAACTACTTGTATCAGTTAAAGATCCTACTCTAGTCAAAGAGGTGCTAACAAAGGCTGAAGACAAGTTACCATTGACTGGTAGAACATATAATTTAGCTTGTGGAAGACTTAGTCTATTTGTGTCCTCATTCGAGAAG GTCAAAAGTACAAGAGAATctctgaaaatatttttgaatgaaAAACTTACAATTGGTGGCAATCTAAATTCATTCAAAGTTATCGATGCTATCATGTATAGAAGCGACTCTATTATGTCCAAGGATTTTCTGGACAGTAGATCTTTCTCCCGGCACATGGCATTTAACATCATTGGTGCAACTCTTTTTGGTGATGCCTTCTTGGATTGGTCTGACACTGTTACTTATGAGGAACTTCTTATGATGGTTGCAAAGGATGGTTGCTTCTGGGCTTCTTATGCAGTTTGTCCATTTTGGAAGCCTAGTTATAGGAGGTACCAGACCCTATGTGCTAAGCTGAAGATATTAACAGAGAGCATCATAAGAAAATCGAGAGACCAAAACAGTTCAGTTCATCACTTTGATCAGAGATCCTATCAGAAAAGTGAAGGGATGATGGCAGGTCATTCTCTCCTTGGGGCTGCTGAAGAATCACTTAGTTCAGAAGAGGAGATATGTGGAAACATCATGGGTTTGATGTTGCATGGTATTTCCACTTCTGCTAACTTGATTGGCAACATTTTGACAAGGCTTGTCGTATTCCCAAAGTTGCAAGATCAG CTACATGCGGAGATTGTTGCAGCCTGCAATGAATCATCTGAACTGGAGGTTGATGATGTGCTTAGGATGCGATTTCTACTTGCTACTGTATGTGAATCTGCTCGCCTTTTGCCTGCGGGACCTCTTCTGCAGAGGTGTTCTTTGAAACACG atttgacTCTTGGCTCGGGCATCACTGTGCCAGCTGGAGCAATATTGGTAGTTCCTTTGCATCTTGTCCAAATGGATGCTTCTGTGTGGGGCAATGATGCTGGCCAGTTCAATCCTCATCGGTTCCTCAAAAAGGACATTGTTCTTGGAG ATATATTAGCAGCGCCCAGTGGCTCAAATGGGATGAATCTTTCCACCGACTGTGCTAAGACTGAGTCATTTCTTCCATTTGGTTCTGGAAGTCGAGCATGTGTTGGCCAGAAGTTTGTGATTCTTGCGATATCAATGTTGATTGCCAGTCTGCTCCGCAAATATGAG GTACAACCTCATCCAAGTTTGTCTAAAGAAGTGGGCTCCAAAGTTGACAGCAGCCACTCTCACCATCTTCCAAACTCTAAGATCATCCTCACAAAAAGAAGGATCTAA